In Cetobacterium somerae ATCC BAA-474, a single genomic region encodes these proteins:
- the recQ gene encoding DNA helicase RecQ, translating into MKTKAKELLKTIYGYENFRKGQDIIINNILSKKDTLGVMSTGGGKSICYQIPALIYPHLTIVISPLISLMKDQVDSLKYLGVRAGFLNSTLSKEEYLKLVQGVRNKSIKILYIAPERLANEKFINFIKNIQLSMIAVDEAHCISQWGHDFRKSYLEIPDFLNKINQRPQILALTATATSKVRQDIIEKLNLQNPKVSVDGFDRENITFKVEKGVVPEAFISEYLKRNSKKSGIIYAATRKEVDNLYSYLQLKGFSVGKYHAGLDEKERTEFQDKFLRDDVKVMIATNAFGMGIDKSNVRYVIHRNIPKDLESYYQEAGRAGRDGAPSEAILLFFEEDVSTQEFLIEQNEESSNHLKNTKRKKLDQMIDYAYLESCYREYILKYFGDKRIKNYCGNCGNCKNFKDVKSFTLDAQKVFSCIGRTKESIGISTLTNILMGKIDTKIERKEYFKLTTFGIMSSYNRTNLEEFIYYLISENYLEQSAGSFPTLKLTPKAFEVLKNIKAVFRRVNESVTFDYFEDPLFETLNNLRKEIAQKEGVPPYIIFSDLTLMEMAEKKPQNRWEMLKIRGIGNQKFKNYGDLFLKTINKLSPQEIDMLYVDNIIDEKYLGNKQLIELKKALNTEITTDELKEILIKTLFTN; encoded by the coding sequence ATGAAAACAAAAGCAAAAGAGTTACTAAAAACTATTTATGGATATGAAAATTTTAGAAAAGGACAAGATATAATTATAAATAATATCCTTTCTAAAAAAGATACTTTAGGTGTTATGTCAACTGGTGGTGGAAAATCTATCTGCTATCAAATTCCAGCTTTAATTTATCCTCACCTTACCATTGTTATCTCTCCTCTTATCTCCTTAATGAAAGATCAAGTAGATTCTTTAAAATATTTAGGTGTAAGAGCTGGATTTTTAAACTCTACACTGAGTAAAGAGGAATATCTTAAATTAGTTCAAGGAGTTAGAAATAAAAGTATCAAAATTCTTTATATTGCACCAGAAAGATTAGCAAATGAAAAATTTATAAACTTTATAAAAAATATACAACTATCTATGATTGCTGTTGATGAAGCTCACTGTATTTCTCAATGGGGACATGACTTTAGAAAAAGTTATCTAGAAATTCCAGATTTTTTAAATAAAATCAATCAACGACCACAAATTTTAGCACTTACTGCCACTGCTACAAGTAAAGTTCGACAAGATATAATTGAAAAACTTAATTTACAAAATCCTAAAGTTTCTGTTGATGGATTTGACAGAGAAAATATTACTTTTAAAGTTGAAAAGGGAGTTGTTCCAGAAGCATTTATCAGTGAATATTTAAAAAGAAATTCAAAAAAATCTGGAATAATATACGCTGCTACTCGTAAAGAAGTTGATAATTTATATAGTTATTTACAACTTAAAGGATTTAGTGTGGGAAAATATCATGCTGGTTTAGATGAAAAAGAACGTACAGAGTTTCAGGATAAATTTTTAAGAGATGACGTTAAAGTTATGATTGCTACTAATGCTTTTGGAATGGGTATTGACAAATCTAATGTTAGGTATGTAATACATAGAAATATTCCAAAAGATTTGGAAAGTTACTATCAAGAAGCTGGAAGAGCCGGAAGAGATGGTGCGCCTTCTGAGGCAATACTACTTTTCTTCGAAGAAGATGTTTCTACTCAAGAGTTTCTAATTGAACAAAATGAAGAAAGTTCAAATCATTTAAAAAATACAAAAAGAAAAAAACTCGATCAAATGATTGATTATGCTTACTTAGAAAGTTGTTATAGAGAATACATTTTAAAGTATTTTGGTGATAAAAGAATTAAAAATTACTGTGGCAATTGTGGTAATTGTAAAAATTTTAAAGATGTTAAATCTTTTACCCTAGATGCACAAAAGGTTTTTTCATGCATCGGTCGTACAAAAGAAAGTATTGGTATCTCTACTCTAACTAATATTTTAATGGGAAAAATTGATACAAAAATTGAAAGAAAGGAGTATTTTAAACTTACTACATTTGGAATTATGTCCTCTTATAATCGAACTAATCTTGAAGAGTTTATATACTATCTTATATCTGAAAACTATTTAGAACAAAGTGCCGGAAGTTTTCCCACACTCAAATTAACTCCTAAAGCCTTTGAAGTTTTAAAGAATATCAAAGCTGTATTTAGAAGAGTAAATGAATCTGTAACATTTGATTATTTTGAAGATCCACTTTTTGAAACATTAAATAACTTAAGAAAAGAGATTGCTCAAAAAGAGGGAGTTCCTCCCTATATTATTTTTTCAGACTTAACTCTTATGGAAATGGCTGAAAAAAAGCCTCAAAATCGTTGGGAAATGTTAAAAATTAGAGGAATTGGTAATCAAAAGTTTAAAAATTACGGAGATCTTTTTTTAAAGACAATTAATAAACTTTCTCCCCAAGAAATCGATATGCTTTATGTAGATAATATTATTGATGAAAAGTATTTAGGTAATAAACAGCTCATAGAATTAAAAAAAGCTTTAAATACTGAAATTACAACTGATGAATTAAAAGAGATTTTAATAAAAACTCTTTTTACTAACTAA
- the mnmH gene encoding tRNA 2-selenouridine(34) synthase MnmH, which produces MILVKYEDLLKEKNYTLIDVRTPKEFKEEPIPGAINIPLLLDEERVDVGTAYKQVSPEKAKELGVEAIAKRLPDIFREVQKHAKGRLAFYCARGGMRSGSMSALFEALGYTTWKLEGGYRAYRQYILENIKTYNKDVKYIILHGKTGIGKTKILQQLENKGYSVLDLEKMANHKGSFFGGVCEKEEQSQKKFDSLIFDYFYKNKPQYVIAESESKRIGNVYVPEDVFQSLGNGVHLSLETTIKNRVEVIREDYAGATVDELQKCLDKVGRYIGKEKYEEYSQMLKDNKIDELSEVLMLDYYDPLYQKSIEKYIYDSEIFYETIDEGVEKVVRYLNEKGIFGKEVTE; this is translated from the coding sequence ATGATTTTAGTAAAATATGAGGATTTGTTGAAGGAGAAGAACTACACTTTGATAGATGTAAGAACTCCAAAAGAGTTTAAAGAAGAGCCTATTCCAGGAGCTATAAATATACCATTACTTTTAGATGAAGAGAGAGTAGATGTTGGAACTGCTTATAAACAAGTTTCACCTGAAAAAGCTAAAGAATTAGGGGTTGAAGCTATTGCAAAAAGATTACCTGATATATTTAGAGAGGTTCAAAAACATGCTAAAGGTAGACTAGCATTTTATTGTGCTCGTGGTGGAATGAGAAGTGGATCTATGTCAGCTTTATTTGAAGCTTTAGGATATACAACTTGGAAGTTAGAAGGAGGATATAGAGCTTATAGACAGTATATTTTAGAGAATATAAAAACTTATAATAAAGATGTAAAGTATATTATTTTACATGGAAAAACAGGTATAGGAAAAACAAAAATTTTACAGCAATTAGAGAATAAGGGATATTCAGTTTTAGATTTAGAAAAGATGGCTAATCACAAGGGTTCATTTTTTGGTGGAGTTTGTGAAAAAGAGGAGCAGAGTCAGAAAAAATTTGATTCTTTAATATTTGATTATTTTTATAAAAATAAACCTCAATATGTAATTGCAGAAAGTGAAAGTAAAAGAATTGGAAATGTATATGTTCCTGAAGATGTATTTCAATCTTTAGGTAATGGAGTACATTTATCATTAGAAACAACAATAAAAAATAGAGTAGAAGTAATAAGAGAAGATTATGCAGGTGCAACAGTAGATGAACTTCAAAAATGTTTAGATAAAGTAGGAAGATATATTGGTAAAGAAAAATATGAAGAATACTCTCAAATGTTAAAAGATAATAAAATAGATGAACTTTCAGAAGTACTAATGTTAGATTACTATGATCCTCTTTATCAAAAGAGTATTGAAAAGTATATTTATGATTCAGAGATATTTTATGAAACTATAGATGAGGGAGTAGAGAAAGTGGTGAGATATCTAAATGAAAAAGGTATTTTTGGAAAAGAGGTCACTGAATAA
- a CDS encoding xanthine phosphoribosyltransferase — translation MKLLKEYIEKYGSVTDSSILKVDSFINHQIDPVLMIEIGEELKKRFEGKNINKILTIEASGIAIGIAAAYAFKVPMVFAKKKKPSTMGDAYNANVHSFTKKTDYNITVSKEFLSSEDRILVVDDFLAMGNAIIGLKNIIDQAGASLEGVGIVIEKGFQPGGTILKEQGIHLESLAIIESLEDNTITLR, via the coding sequence ATGAAATTATTAAAAGAATATATTGAAAAATACGGGTCAGTTACTGATAGCTCTATTTTAAAAGTAGATAGCTTTATCAACCATCAAATTGATCCTGTTTTAATGATAGAGATTGGAGAAGAATTAAAAAAACGTTTTGAAGGAAAAAATATAAATAAAATTCTTACAATAGAAGCTTCTGGGATTGCTATTGGTATAGCTGCTGCTTATGCTTTCAAAGTTCCTATGGTTTTTGCTAAGAAAAAGAAACCTTCTACTATGGGAGATGCTTACAACGCTAATGTTCATTCTTTTACAAAGAAAACAGACTATAATATAACTGTTTCTAAAGAGTTTTTATCATCTGAAGATCGTATTCTTGTTGTTGATGATTTTTTAGCTATGGGAAATGCTATTATTGGACTTAAAAATATAATTGATCAAGCTGGAGCTTCTCTAGAAGGTGTTGGAATTGTTATTGAAAAAGGATTTCAACCAGGTGGGACTATATTAAAAGAGCAAGGAATCCACCTTGAATCCCTTGCTATTATTGAATCTTTAGAAGATAATACAATTACTTTAAGATAA
- the yqeC gene encoding selenium cofactor biosynthesis protein YqeC: MSELFNIIKGDIISITGAGGKTSLMFYLANQLKKRGTVLIATTTKIFKPECTENNSFIFIYPEEIDFISPQDNFIHIFCPKIENDKIDSASFEELNKFKNRFDFILIEADGSASKALKGWKNNEPVIYPASTKTIAIIDITALHKEKNENTIHRFDLFQKQYFNSNKTIEKNDYIGYINSNTFFKGTSNEKILFFNKIESIDLFEEFFNIVNKVNITSKIYFGSIFKNEFFSFKNITPIVLAAGFSKRFLGDKLNFKLVNGKTILEQTLLNISQINFKEKILIGKNSFHDELSHKYGYTYIINPNPEFGQSYSVILGTLNSSLSGYLFIPGDMPFLTKSTLLKLIYEFQKYNQIIVPFIDGNKKAPVLFPKRYRNELVKLKGDSGGREILKKENFIKCNFKNSLEFFDIDTQNDLKKLEMLEEQI; this comes from the coding sequence ATGTCAGAACTTTTTAATATCATTAAAGGAGATATTATATCTATTACTGGAGCTGGTGGTAAAACTTCCTTAATGTTTTATCTAGCAAATCAATTAAAAAAAAGAGGAACTGTCTTAATAGCTACAACCACTAAAATATTTAAACCAGAGTGCACAGAAAATAATAGTTTTATTTTCATATATCCTGAGGAGATAGATTTTATATCTCCTCAGGATAATTTTATACACATTTTTTGTCCAAAGATTGAAAATGATAAAATTGATAGTGCCTCTTTTGAAGAGTTAAATAAATTTAAAAATCGTTTTGATTTTATTTTAATAGAGGCTGATGGAAGTGCTAGTAAAGCTTTAAAAGGATGGAAGAATAACGAGCCTGTAATTTATCCTGCTTCTACTAAAACTATCGCTATTATTGATATAACAGCTTTACATAAAGAGAAAAATGAAAATACTATTCATAGATTTGATCTTTTTCAAAAACAATATTTTAATTCTAATAAAACTATTGAAAAAAATGATTATATAGGTTATATTAATTCAAATACCTTTTTTAAAGGAACTTCAAATGAAAAAATACTATTTTTTAATAAAATTGAATCTATTGATTTATTTGAAGAGTTTTTTAATATTGTAAATAAAGTTAATATTACCTCTAAAATCTATTTTGGATCTATTTTTAAAAATGAATTTTTTTCTTTTAAAAATATTACCCCAATTGTTTTAGCAGCAGGTTTTTCAAAAAGATTTTTAGGCGATAAATTGAATTTTAAATTGGTTAATGGAAAAACCATATTAGAGCAAACTCTTTTAAATATCTCTCAAATAAATTTTAAAGAGAAAATACTTATTGGAAAAAACTCTTTTCATGATGAGCTAAGTCATAAATATGGCTATACCTATATAATCAATCCTAATCCTGAGTTTGGTCAAAGTTACTCTGTTATATTAGGAACTTTAAACTCATCTTTATCTGGTTATCTATTTATTCCAGGAGATATGCCCTTCCTAACAAAGAGCACTCTATTAAAATTGATATATGAATTTCAAAAATATAATCAAATTATAGTTCCATTTATTGATGGAAATAAAAAGGCTCCTGTACTTTTTCCAAAGCGTTATCGTAATGAGCTTGTCAAGCTCAAAGGTGATAGTGGAGGACGTGAAATTTTAAAAAAAGAAAACTTTATAAAATGTAATTTTAAAAACTCTTTGGAGTTTTTTGATATAGATACACAAAATGATTTAAAAAAATTAGAAATGTTGGAGGAACAAATATGA
- a CDS encoding xanthine dehydrogenase family protein molybdopterin-binding subunit, whose translation MKIVNTSVKKVDGMGVVTGNPAYTEDLILNNNVLTIKLLRSPHPFAKIKAIDTSIALKVPGVEAIFTHNDTPKTRFTLAGQSFPEPSPYDRRILDEYVRYVGDPVAIIAAEDERAADKAMKLIKVQYEVLEPILDFEKSIDSHIIIHPEEVHTNFEIGYERERNIASKAYAEKPGVDEGFENSDIILERTYYTQPQMHAMMETYRSYSYFDVNGRLTTVSSTQIPFHVRRHLARALEMPSSKIRVIKPRIGGGFGGKQTAVCEIYSAFVTLKTGKPSKIVYNRKETHTCTTTRHGMKLDVKIGADTNGNIKAIDINVLSNAGAYGEHAPTVTSLVSYKTFPLYDTVPMRFNANIVYSNTMNAGAFRGYGATQGTFAVESIINELAHHLKLDPTEVRMKNLVEPGEGKYITSGDIKKCIEIGKEKFNWAEKSIPREVAPNKVRAAGMAVTMQGSGIGGIDTAAATIKLGDRGDFNLMVGVTDMGQGCDTVLTQMAAEVLEVPMDRISIHSADTDLSPYDPGAYASSGTYVTGNAVIIAANNMKEEILKGASKMFNVEIGDIDYLGTELKIADKIISLEEFAQRSISFEGMNQITTTGTWGGETSPPPFIAGFAEVEVDTLTGEVEVTDYLSVVDCGTPINPNLVQVQVEGGAAQGIGLALFEDIKYDKKGRVMTDSLMQYKIPSRLDCKNIRVEFSNSYEKTGPFGAKSVGEVVVNTPAPAIVDAVYKATKVRVRNLPVTSEKVLMGILDI comes from the coding sequence ATGAAAATTGTTAATACATCAGTTAAAAAAGTTGATGGTATGGGAGTTGTTACAGGAAATCCTGCTTATACTGAAGATTTAATTTTAAATAATAATGTTTTAACTATAAAATTATTAAGATCACCTCATCCTTTTGCTAAAATTAAAGCTATTGATACATCAATAGCTTTAAAGGTTCCTGGTGTTGAAGCTATTTTTACACATAATGATACTCCTAAAACTAGATTTACCTTAGCTGGACAAAGTTTCCCTGAACCATCTCCATATGATAGAAGAATTCTTGATGAATATGTTAGGTACGTTGGAGATCCTGTAGCTATTATAGCTGCTGAAGATGAAAGAGCTGCTGATAAAGCTATGAAACTAATCAAAGTTCAATATGAAGTTTTAGAACCGATTTTAGACTTTGAAAAATCTATTGATTCTCATATTATTATTCACCCAGAAGAAGTTCATACTAATTTTGAAATTGGGTACGAAAGAGAGAGAAATATAGCCTCTAAAGCTTATGCTGAAAAACCTGGTGTTGATGAAGGATTTGAAAATAGTGATATTATTCTTGAAAGAACATACTATACTCAACCGCAAATGCATGCTATGATGGAGACTTATAGATCTTATAGTTACTTTGATGTTAATGGTAGATTGACAACAGTAAGTTCAACACAAATTCCATTTCATGTTAGAAGACACTTAGCTAGAGCTTTAGAGATGCCTAGTAGTAAAATAAGAGTTATTAAACCTAGAATAGGTGGTGGTTTTGGTGGTAAGCAAACAGCTGTTTGCGAAATTTATTCAGCTTTTGTTACTTTAAAAACAGGAAAACCATCTAAAATAGTATACAACAGAAAAGAAACACATACTTGCACAACTACAAGACATGGAATGAAACTTGATGTTAAAATAGGAGCAGATACAAATGGAAATATCAAAGCTATTGATATCAATGTTTTATCAAATGCTGGTGCTTACGGTGAGCACGCCCCTACAGTTACTTCTCTTGTTTCATACAAAACTTTTCCTCTTTACGATACTGTACCTATGAGATTTAATGCTAATATCGTTTATTCTAACACTATGAATGCTGGTGCTTTTAGAGGATACGGAGCTACTCAAGGAACTTTTGCTGTAGAATCTATTATTAATGAATTAGCTCATCATCTAAAACTTGACCCTACTGAAGTTAGAATGAAAAATCTTGTTGAACCAGGTGAAGGAAAGTATATTACAAGTGGTGATATTAAAAAATGTATTGAAATTGGTAAAGAAAAATTTAATTGGGCAGAAAAATCAATTCCTAGAGAAGTAGCTCCTAATAAAGTTAGAGCTGCTGGAATGGCTGTTACAATGCAAGGATCTGGAATTGGTGGTATCGATACTGCTGCTGCAACAATAAAGCTTGGAGATAGAGGTGATTTTAATCTTATGGTTGGAGTTACTGATATGGGACAAGGATGTGATACGGTTCTTACTCAAATGGCTGCCGAAGTTTTAGAAGTTCCTATGGATAGAATCTCTATTCATTCAGCTGATACTGATTTATCTCCATATGATCCTGGAGCATATGCATCTAGTGGTACTTATGTTACTGGAAATGCTGTAATTATTGCTGCAAATAATATGAAAGAGGAAATTTTAAAAGGTGCATCTAAAATGTTCAATGTTGAAATTGGTGATATTGATTATCTTGGAACTGAGCTAAAAATAGCTGACAAAATTATCTCTTTAGAAGAGTTTGCTCAACGTTCTATCTCTTTTGAAGGAATGAATCAAATTACTACAACTGGAACTTGGGGAGGAGAAACTTCTCCGCCACCATTTATTGCAGGATTTGCTGAGGTCGAAGTAGATACTTTAACAGGAGAAGTTGAAGTTACTGACTACCTTTCTGTTGTAGATTGTGGAACTCCTATCAACCCAAACTTAGTTCAAGTTCAAGTTGAAGGTGGAGCTGCTCAAGGAATAGGACTTGCTCTTTTTGAAGATATTAAGTATGATAAAAAGGGAAGAGTTATGACCGACTCTTTAATGCAATATAAAATTCCTTCTAGACTTGATTGTAAAAATATAAGAGTTGAATTTTCAAACTCTTATGAAAAAACAGGACCTTTTGGAGCTAAATCTGTTGGTGAAGTTGTTGTAAATACTCCTGCACCTGCTATTGTAGATGCTGTATATAAAGCAACTAAAGTTAGAGTTAGAAATTTACCTGTAACATCTGAAAAAGTTTTAATGGGAATTTTAGATATCTAA
- a CDS encoding (2Fe-2S)-binding protein — protein MLLTTTINGRKKEILIKDDDYLLDVLRKEGYLSVKRGCDTGACGLCTVLLNGSPTLSCSTLAARAQGKQISTIEHFPVEAKKFASFMTSEGAEQCGFCSPGFTLTVIAMIKELQNPTDDEIMHYLNGNLCRCSGYVSQLRAIRNFMEEIKNENC, from the coding sequence ATGTTATTAACAACTACTATAAATGGTAGAAAAAAAGAGATTCTTATAAAAGATGACGATTATCTACTTGATGTTTTAAGAAAAGAGGGATACCTAAGTGTTAAAAGAGGTTGTGACACTGGAGCTTGTGGTTTATGTACAGTTCTTTTAAATGGTTCTCCTACACTTTCTTGTAGCACTCTTGCAGCTAGAGCACAAGGAAAACAAATTTCTACAATTGAACATTTTCCAGTAGAAGCTAAAAAATTTGCTTCTTTTATGACTAGCGAAGGGGCTGAACAATGTGGTTTTTGTTCTCCTGGATTCACATTAACTGTTATTGCAATGATTAAAGAATTACAAAACCCTACTGATGACGAAATTATGCATTATTTAAATGGAAATCTTTGTAGATGTAGCGGATATGTATCTCAACTTAGAGCAATTAGAAATTTTATGGAGGAGATAAAAAATGAAAATTGTTAA
- a CDS encoding FAD binding domain-containing protein, with protein MFSFSKFFLASSLEEAYSELLKNKKNIILGGTSYLRMGNTSWNTAIDLSNLNLNYILEKEDFISIGAMTTFRSLETNSLLKDYFGEIFNTALKDIIGVQFRTNVTVGATVFSKYGFSDLIPVLLALDSKVKLFNGGILTLESFLNESDIRRDILVEILIPKKVCKTSFQCVRKSKTDYSIINLAICKFDNSITIAVGSRPGKAILARKTMDIFNHSENIENEIINAMKYIGNEIPLDSNMRGSKSYRELLLAALLRKGIQEVLN; from the coding sequence TTGTTTTCTTTTTCAAAATTTTTTCTAGCCTCTTCTCTTGAAGAAGCTTATTCAGAACTTTTAAAAAATAAAAAAAATATTATTCTAGGTGGAACTTCTTATTTAAGAATGGGAAATACCTCTTGGAATACAGCTATTGATTTATCAAATTTAAATTTAAATTATATTTTAGAAAAAGAGGATTTTATTTCAATTGGCGCTATGACTACTTTTAGATCTCTTGAAACAAACTCTCTTTTAAAAGATTATTTTGGAGAAATTTTTAATACTGCTTTAAAGGATATTATTGGTGTACAATTTAGAACAAATGTAACTGTTGGAGCAACAGTTTTTAGTAAGTATGGTTTCTCTGATTTAATTCCAGTTTTACTTGCTTTAGATAGTAAAGTTAAGCTTTTCAATGGTGGGATCTTAACATTAGAGTCGTTTTTAAATGAATCAGATATTAGAAGAGATATACTAGTAGAGATTTTAATACCTAAAAAAGTTTGTAAAACATCTTTTCAATGTGTAAGAAAAAGTAAAACTGATTATTCTATTATAAATTTAGCTATTTGTAAATTTGATAATAGTATAACTATTGCTGTTGGATCAAGACCTGGAAAAGCTATATTGGCTAGAAAAACTATGGATATTTTTAACCATAGTGAAAATATTGAAAATGAAATTATCAATGCTATGAAATATATTGGAAATGAAATTCCTTTAGATTCAAATATGAGAGGTTCAAAGTCTTATAGAGAACTTCTTCTAGCAGCATTACTTAGAAAAGGAATTCAGGAGGTTTTAAATTAA
- a CDS encoding uracil-xanthine permease family protein translates to MKKNRSPYHLDGVPELKTALPLGLQHILAMFVSNITPIIIVAGVLGISSEQKTLLIQASMFVAGLNTLIQAYTLGPIGAKLPIVVGTSFAFVPVAISIGTRYGFEGVLGAALIGGIFEGLLGLIIKRVRKFFPPIVTGVVVLSIGLSLLPVGIKSFAGGVGAPDFGSVENLLIGTVVLITVVFFKQFTKGILSTGSIFIGTIVGFIVALIFGKVNLQPLIQADYLTVPRPLMFGFAFHFDAILAMILMFIVSAVETVGDMSGVTMGGAGRETTDKELSGGILADGLGSALAAVFSVLPTTSFSQNTGIIAMTGIMSRFVVATGAMFLVVGAFIPKIGALFTIIPASVIGGSLVMVFAMISISGINLITKEPLKGRNSVILAVSLGLGYGLGNVPEALTVFPESIKLIFGGSGIVVSGTIAVFLNIILPPENETVEEKVTEEAKLAKKVA, encoded by the coding sequence ATGAAAAAAAACAGATCACCTTATCACTTAGATGGAGTTCCAGAGTTAAAAACAGCTTTACCTTTAGGTTTACAACATATTTTAGCAATGTTTGTAAGTAATATTACACCTATCATAATCGTTGCTGGTGTTTTAGGAATTTCATCTGAGCAAAAAACGCTTCTTATTCAAGCTTCAATGTTTGTTGCAGGATTAAATACTTTAATTCAAGCATATACTCTTGGTCCTATTGGAGCTAAACTACCTATTGTTGTTGGAACTAGTTTTGCTTTTGTTCCTGTTGCTATCTCTATTGGAACAAGATATGGTTTTGAAGGAGTATTAGGTGCTGCATTAATTGGAGGAATTTTTGAAGGACTTTTAGGTCTTATTATAAAAAGGGTAAGAAAGTTTTTTCCACCTATTGTTACAGGTGTTGTTGTTCTTTCTATCGGTCTTTCTCTTTTACCTGTCGGGATTAAAAGTTTTGCTGGTGGTGTTGGTGCTCCAGATTTTGGTTCTGTTGAAAATTTACTTATTGGAACGGTTGTTCTTATTACTGTTGTTTTCTTTAAACAATTTACAAAAGGTATCTTAAGTACTGGTTCTATATTCATTGGAACAATTGTTGGTTTTATTGTAGCTTTAATATTTGGAAAAGTAAATTTACAACCTCTTATTCAAGCTGATTATCTTACTGTACCAAGACCTTTAATGTTTGGATTTGCGTTTCATTTTGATGCTATTTTAGCTATGATTTTAATGTTTATCGTTTCTGCTGTTGAAACTGTTGGAGATATGTCTGGGGTTACTATGGGTGGTGCTGGTAGAGAAACAACTGATAAAGAACTGTCAGGTGGAATCCTTGCTGATGGACTTGGAAGTGCTTTAGCTGCAGTATTCTCTGTTTTACCTACTACATCTTTTAGTCAAAATACTGGTATTATTGCTATGACTGGTATTATGAGTAGATTCGTTGTTGCAACTGGAGCTATGTTCCTAGTTGTTGGAGCTTTTATCCCTAAAATAGGTGCTCTTTTCACAATCATTCCTGCTAGTGTTATTGGTGGAAGCTTAGTTATGGTCTTTGCTATGATTTCAATAAGTGGTATCAATTTAATTACTAAAGAACCTTTAAAAGGTAGAAATTCTGTTATATTAGCTGTTTCGTTAGGACTTGGATATGGACTTGGAAATGTTCCTGAGGCTCTAACTGTTTTCCCTGAGAGTATAAAACTTATATTTGGTGGATCTGGAATTGTTGTTTCTGGTACAATTGCTGTATTCTTAAATATAATTTTACCTCCAGAGAATGAAACAGTTGAAGAAAAAGTAACTGAAGAAGCTAAATTAGCCAAAAAAGTTGCTTAA
- a CDS encoding aldo/keto reductase — protein MNYTQLSEKLKMSKIALGFWRLNDWGMSKEELSEYLEKAIDLGVTTFDHADIYGRYTCEKIFGEVLALKPELRAKMQLVSKVGIKLVSENMPENTYHCYDTSYEHIVKSVEKSLKNLNTDYLDLVLIHRPDMYMDADETARALTDLRKAGKVLEWGVSNFLPSDFNLLQSRLDFKLVTNQIELSPLKTQHFYDGTINLMQEKRVPIMVWSPLAGGEIFISGDENAVELRKVLERLSKKYNCKSDTIIYAWHLSHPANLIPICGSGKIERLESAVKACNIKLTREEWFEILVNGMGNDIP, from the coding sequence ATGAACTATACACAGTTAAGTGAAAAATTAAAGATGTCAAAAATAGCATTAGGATTTTGGCGTTTAAATGATTGGGGAATGTCTAAAGAAGAGTTATCAGAATATTTAGAAAAAGCAATTGATTTAGGTGTTACAACATTTGATCATGCAGATATTTATGGACGTTATACTTGTGAAAAAATTTTTGGAGAGGTTTTAGCTCTAAAACCAGAGTTAAGAGCAAAAATGCAATTAGTAAGCAAAGTTGGAATAAAACTAGTATCAGAGAATATGCCTGAAAATACATATCATTGTTATGATACAAGCTATGAACATATAGTTAAAAGTGTAGAAAAATCCTTAAAAAATTTAAATACAGATTATTTAGATTTAGTATTGATTCATAGACCTGATATGTATATGGATGCTGATGAAACAGCGAGAGCTTTAACTGATTTAAGAAAGGCTGGGAAAGTTTTAGAATGGGGAGTTTCTAATTTTTTACCATCAGATTTTAATCTTTTACAAAGTAGATTGGATTTCAAACTTGTTACTAATCAAATAGAGTTATCACCATTAAAAACACAACATTTTTATGATGGAACAATAAACTTAATGCAGGAAAAAAGAGTTCCTATAATGGTTTGGTCTCCCTTAGCAGGTGGAGAAATCTTTATTTCTGGGGATGAAAATGCAGTAGAGTTAAGAAAAGTTCTAGAGAGATTATCTAAAAAGTATAATTGTAAGTCTGATACGATAATCTATGCTTGGCATTTATCTCATCCAGCAAATTTAATACCAATTTGTGGAAGTGGAAAGATAGAAAGATTAGAGTCTGCTGTGAAAGCGTGTAATATAAAATTGACAAGAGAAGAGTGGTTTGAAATATTAGTAAATGGAATGGGAAATGATATTCCATAA